One Saprospiraceae bacterium DNA window includes the following coding sequences:
- a CDS encoding shikimate dehydrogenase, whose amino-acid sequence MRRFGLIGYPLGHSFSKKYFTEKFAREGITDATYDLFPLEHIADLPELLHQYPDLRGLNVTIPHKETVVPLLDELDESARAVGAVNCVKIEPRRCKGFNTDAVGFEASLLSGPGARFVARAMMVGGKEAQALILGTGGAAKAVAHVLKKLGIAYKFASRSPVSDDQISYETLCLPPSTFRSLPPLIINATPLGMAPNVDACPDLPYERLTPEHFVYDLIYNPAETLLLQRAKAQGCSVQNGLEMLHLQAEAAWSIWSR is encoded by the coding sequence ATGCGCCGCTTTGGACTTATTGGCTACCCGCTCGGACATTCTTTTTCAAAAAAATACTTCACGGAAAAATTCGCCCGCGAAGGCATCACGGATGCCACCTACGACCTGTTCCCGTTGGAGCATATCGCCGACCTGCCCGAGCTGTTGCATCAATATCCCGACCTGCGTGGCCTCAACGTGACCATCCCGCACAAAGAAACCGTCGTTCCTTTGCTCGATGAACTGGACGAAAGCGCTCGAGCGGTCGGCGCGGTGAACTGTGTCAAAATCGAGCCTCGGCGTTGCAAGGGCTTCAATACCGATGCAGTTGGCTTTGAGGCTTCCCTGCTAAGCGGGCCCGGCGCTCGATTTGTGGCGCGGGCAATGATGGTGGGCGGCAAGGAGGCGCAAGCGTTGATTCTGGGGACAGGCGGAGCGGCAAAAGCCGTCGCCCACGTCTTGAAAAAACTCGGCATCGCCTACAAATTCGCATCGCGCAGCCCCGTCAGCGACGACCAAATCTCCTACGAAACCCTCTGCCTTCCGCCTTCCACCTTCCGCTCTCTACCCCCTCTCATCATCAACGCCACCCCGCTCGGAATGGCCCCCAACGTGGATGCTTGCCCCGATTTGCCGTATGAGCGACTGACACCCGAACATTTCGTGTACGACCTGATATACAATCCTGCCGAAACGCTACTTTTGCAGCGAGCCAAAGCGCAAGGCTGTTCCGTCCAAAACGGTCTGGAAATGTTGCACTTGCAGGCCGAGGCCGCTTGGAGTATTTGGAGCCGTTGA